A window of Phycodurus eques isolate BA_2022a chromosome 5, UOR_Pequ_1.1, whole genome shotgun sequence contains these coding sequences:
- the hgfb gene encoding hepatocyte growth factor isoform X2: protein MWIYTLLLTLSVLPCSEGRRNALQDYQKTDGVCLVAALPSPSHLAKSRKVSMAKCARTCSRNKKLPFTCRAFVYDHQNRKCHWLSFDRNSPSAQTQHDLNVQLYQKKDYVRECIVGTGQSYRGRRLVTVSGIPCQAWASPIPHEHKFMSKRFSKKDLRENYCRNPDNSTVGPWCFTTDPRPHLRHQECGIPQCSQVECIHCNGEDYRGPMDHTESGKECQRWDLEEPHKHLYHPDRYPDKGLDDNYCRNPDGRHRPWCFTTDPNTKWEYCGIKVCESPPKRTVVETSECYQDRGEAYRGTVDVTPTGLTCQRWDAQYPHNHSFIPQAYPCKDLRENYCRNPDGQEFPWCFTMDPRVRTMLCTNIPQCGSQNKPDCYEGFGEEYQGEQSRTRSNLPCSPWGEHSNSGERGMTVAGLQRNYCRNPDKDKHGPWCYTNNSAIRWDYCNVKPCKLSSVGCFVHKRTRIVGGTPLNVSAGSWMVSIQKGSSHWCGGSLIREEWVLTDRQCFSSCVPDLSEYRVWLGVSSIAPGASDWATRQEIRIARVICGPEGSSLAMLMLAKPPLPADNVHTIQLPLDGCSIPEGTLCKMYGWGETKGTGHDEVLKAVNLPIVSNERCRELHRGSLHITNSKICAGGRRNEGVCERDYGGPLVCQDGELKVVVGVSVHGRGCARDNRPAIFINVPFYAQWIYKVFKHYSEP, encoded by the exons ATGTGGATTTACACGCTGCTGCTGACTCTCTCCGTGCTGCCCTGCTCAG AGGGCAGAAGAAATGCACTGCAGGACTATCAGAAGACTGATGGCGTGTGTCTGGTTGCCGCGCTCCCGAGCCCCTCCCACCTGGCCAAAAGCAGGAAGGTCAGCATGGCCAAGTGTGCTCGAACTTGCAGCCGCAACAAAAAACTCCCTTTCACTTGCAG AGCGTTCGTCTATGATCACCAAAACAGGAAATGCCACTGGCTGTCTTTTGACCGCAACTCGCCCTCCGCGCAGACGCAGCATGACTTGAATGTCCAACTCTATCAAAAGAAAG ACTATGTTCGCGAGTGCATCGTGGGTACCGGTCAGAGCTACAGGGGTCGAAGGTTGGTGACAGTCAGTGGAATCCCGTGCCAGGCCTGGGCCTCCCCTATTCCTCATGAACACAA ATTCATGTCCAAGCGTTTCAGTAAGAAGGACCTCAGGGAGAACTACTGTCGAAACCCGGATAACTCCACCGTCGGACCGTGGTGCTTCACCACCGACCCGCGGCCACACCTCAGACACCAAGAGTGTGGAATCCCCCAGTGTTCACAGG TGGAGTGCATACATTGCAATGGCGAGGATTACAGAGGACCCATGGACCACACAGAGAGCGGAAAGGAATGCCAACGCTGGGACCTAGAGGAGCCGCACAAGCACCTGTACCACCCTGACAg GTATCCCGACAAGGGCCTCGACGATAACTACTGCAGGAATCCAGACGGACGCCACAGGCCCTGGTGCTTCACCACGGACCCGAACACAAAGTGGGAATACTGCGGCATCAAAGTTTGTG AATCTCCTCCGAAAAGAACTGTGGTGGAAACCAGCGAGTGCTACCAGGACAGAGGAGAAGCTTACAGGGGTACGGTGGACGTGACCCCCACTGGGCTCACCTGCCAACGCTGGGACGCTCAGTACCCCCACAATCACTCCTTCATCCCGCAGGCGTACCCTTGCAA GGATTTGAGAGAAAACTACTGCCGGAATCCAGATGGCCAAGAATTCCCATGGTGCTTCACAATGGATCCGAGAGTCCGCACCATGTTATGCACCAACATCCCTCAGTGCGGCTCCCAAAACAAGCCTG ACTGCTATGAAGGCTTCGGAGAGGAATACCAAGGGGAGCAGTCCAGGACGAGATCCAACCTGCCCTGCTCTCCCTGGGGGGAGCACAGCAACAG cggtgAGAGGGGCATGACGGTTGCAGGCCTGCAGAGGAACTACTGCAGAAACCCTGACAAAGACAAGCACGGACCGTGGTGTTACACTAATAATTCTGCAATACGCTGGGACTACTGCAATGTGAAACCAT GTAAGCTGTCCTCCGTGGGCTGTTTTGTCCATAAGAGGACCCGAATCGTCGGAGGAACTCCGCTGAACGTGTCAGCCGGCAGCTGGATGGTCAGCATACAAAAAGG GTCCTCTCACTGGTGTGGGGGTTCACTCATACGAGAGGAGTGGGTGCTCACAGACAGGCAGTGCTTTTCCTCATG CGTTCCCGACCTGAGCGAGTATCGGGTGTGGCTGGGCGTGTCCAGTATCGCGCCGGGCGCGTCCGATTGGGCCACGAGACAGGAAATCCGCATAGCGCGAGTGATATGCGGCCCCGAAGGTTCCAGTTTGGCCATGCTAATGCTCGCCAA ACCCCCCCTGCCGGCAGACAACGTGCACACCATTCAGCTGCCCCTAGACGGCTGCTCCATCCCTGAAGGAACACTTtgtaaaatgtatggatgggGAGAGACCAAAG GTACAGGCCACGACGAGGTCCTAAAGGCAGTCAACCTTCCCATCGTGAGCAACGAACGGTGCAGAGAGCTGCACAGGGGGAGCCTTCACATCACCAACAGCAAGATCTGCGCAGGAGGCCGCAGGAACGAGGGCGTGTGTGAG AGGGATTACGGCGGCCCTCTGGTGTGTCAGGACGGCGAGCTCAAGGTCGTCGTCGGCGTGAGCGTCCACGGGCGAGGCTGCGCCCGCGACAACCGGCCTGCCATCTTCATCAACGTGCCCTTCTACGCCCAATGGATCTACAAAGTTTTCAAGCATTACTCCGAGCCGTAA
- the hgfb gene encoding hepatocyte growth factor isoform X1: MWIYTLLLTLSVLPCSEGRRNALQDYQKTDGVCLVAALPSPSHLAKSRKVSMAKCARTCSRNKKLPFTCRAFVYDHQNRKCHWLSFDRNSPSAQTQHDLNVQLYQKKDYVRECIVGTGQSYRGRRLVTVSGIPCQAWASPIPHEHKFMSKRFSKKDLRENYCRNPDNSTVGPWCFTTDPRPHLRHQECGIPQCSQVECIHCNGEDYRGPMDHTESGKECQRWDLEEPHKHLYHPDRYPDKGLDDNYCRNPDGRHRPWCFTTDPNTKWEYCGIKVCESPPKRTVVETSECYQDRGEAYRGTVDVTPTGLTCQRWDAQYPHNHSFIPQAYPCKDLRENYCRNPDGQEFPWCFTMDPRVRTMLCTNIPQCGSQNKPDCYEGFGEEYQGEQSRTRSNLPCSPWGEHSNSGERGMTVAGLQRNYCRNPDKDKHGPWCYTNNSAIRWDYCNVKPCDASQNTFPVGKLSSVGCFVHKRTRIVGGTPLNVSAGSWMVSIQKGSSHWCGGSLIREEWVLTDRQCFSSCVPDLSEYRVWLGVSSIAPGASDWATRQEIRIARVICGPEGSSLAMLMLAKPPLPADNVHTIQLPLDGCSIPEGTLCKMYGWGETKGTGHDEVLKAVNLPIVSNERCRELHRGSLHITNSKICAGGRRNEGVCERDYGGPLVCQDGELKVVVGVSVHGRGCARDNRPAIFINVPFYAQWIYKVFKHYSEP, encoded by the exons ATGTGGATTTACACGCTGCTGCTGACTCTCTCCGTGCTGCCCTGCTCAG AGGGCAGAAGAAATGCACTGCAGGACTATCAGAAGACTGATGGCGTGTGTCTGGTTGCCGCGCTCCCGAGCCCCTCCCACCTGGCCAAAAGCAGGAAGGTCAGCATGGCCAAGTGTGCTCGAACTTGCAGCCGCAACAAAAAACTCCCTTTCACTTGCAG AGCGTTCGTCTATGATCACCAAAACAGGAAATGCCACTGGCTGTCTTTTGACCGCAACTCGCCCTCCGCGCAGACGCAGCATGACTTGAATGTCCAACTCTATCAAAAGAAAG ACTATGTTCGCGAGTGCATCGTGGGTACCGGTCAGAGCTACAGGGGTCGAAGGTTGGTGACAGTCAGTGGAATCCCGTGCCAGGCCTGGGCCTCCCCTATTCCTCATGAACACAA ATTCATGTCCAAGCGTTTCAGTAAGAAGGACCTCAGGGAGAACTACTGTCGAAACCCGGATAACTCCACCGTCGGACCGTGGTGCTTCACCACCGACCCGCGGCCACACCTCAGACACCAAGAGTGTGGAATCCCCCAGTGTTCACAGG TGGAGTGCATACATTGCAATGGCGAGGATTACAGAGGACCCATGGACCACACAGAGAGCGGAAAGGAATGCCAACGCTGGGACCTAGAGGAGCCGCACAAGCACCTGTACCACCCTGACAg GTATCCCGACAAGGGCCTCGACGATAACTACTGCAGGAATCCAGACGGACGCCACAGGCCCTGGTGCTTCACCACGGACCCGAACACAAAGTGGGAATACTGCGGCATCAAAGTTTGTG AATCTCCTCCGAAAAGAACTGTGGTGGAAACCAGCGAGTGCTACCAGGACAGAGGAGAAGCTTACAGGGGTACGGTGGACGTGACCCCCACTGGGCTCACCTGCCAACGCTGGGACGCTCAGTACCCCCACAATCACTCCTTCATCCCGCAGGCGTACCCTTGCAA GGATTTGAGAGAAAACTACTGCCGGAATCCAGATGGCCAAGAATTCCCATGGTGCTTCACAATGGATCCGAGAGTCCGCACCATGTTATGCACCAACATCCCTCAGTGCGGCTCCCAAAACAAGCCTG ACTGCTATGAAGGCTTCGGAGAGGAATACCAAGGGGAGCAGTCCAGGACGAGATCCAACCTGCCCTGCTCTCCCTGGGGGGAGCACAGCAACAG cggtgAGAGGGGCATGACGGTTGCAGGCCTGCAGAGGAACTACTGCAGAAACCCTGACAAAGACAAGCACGGACCGTGGTGTTACACTAATAATTCTGCAATACGCTGGGACTACTGCAATGTGAAACCAT GTGATGCTTCCCAGAACACCTTTCCAGTAG GTAAGCTGTCCTCCGTGGGCTGTTTTGTCCATAAGAGGACCCGAATCGTCGGAGGAACTCCGCTGAACGTGTCAGCCGGCAGCTGGATGGTCAGCATACAAAAAGG GTCCTCTCACTGGTGTGGGGGTTCACTCATACGAGAGGAGTGGGTGCTCACAGACAGGCAGTGCTTTTCCTCATG CGTTCCCGACCTGAGCGAGTATCGGGTGTGGCTGGGCGTGTCCAGTATCGCGCCGGGCGCGTCCGATTGGGCCACGAGACAGGAAATCCGCATAGCGCGAGTGATATGCGGCCCCGAAGGTTCCAGTTTGGCCATGCTAATGCTCGCCAA ACCCCCCCTGCCGGCAGACAACGTGCACACCATTCAGCTGCCCCTAGACGGCTGCTCCATCCCTGAAGGAACACTTtgtaaaatgtatggatgggGAGAGACCAAAG GTACAGGCCACGACGAGGTCCTAAAGGCAGTCAACCTTCCCATCGTGAGCAACGAACGGTGCAGAGAGCTGCACAGGGGGAGCCTTCACATCACCAACAGCAAGATCTGCGCAGGAGGCCGCAGGAACGAGGGCGTGTGTGAG AGGGATTACGGCGGCCCTCTGGTGTGTCAGGACGGCGAGCTCAAGGTCGTCGTCGGCGTGAGCGTCCACGGGCGAGGCTGCGCCCGCGACAACCGGCCTGCCATCTTCATCAACGTGCCCTTCTACGCCCAATGGATCTACAAAGTTTTCAAGCATTACTCCGAGCCGTAA